The Burkholderia mallei ATCC 23344 genome has a window encoding:
- a CDS encoding RiPP biosynthesis methyltransferase ApyS: MARRKLERWSALDLAEGLQLAHAVAALQTLGVVDAMAEPTTAQTLSAACDLDPELLRGVLEYAASRTNLIRKTGDRFAASEHYTAQARFLLNLYAGAYADNASRLATLLRRPALAGTTVDLVAHARAFEASEAGGGALAAIISQLHLNHVLDLGCGAGTLLHALVADDREFVGWGLDRNPSMCKAARMRARQAGIAARVKVFQGDGRHPGASIPPRVLARVRNVVASQFVNEMFRGGTSRAQAWLRRMRRLLPDRLLVIADYYGRLGHGFQTPHRETLLHDYAQLISGQGVPPPNADAWLAMYRAAGCRPLHVIEDRAATTRFVHLVAL; this comes from the coding sequence ATGGCTCGTCGGAAACTCGAACGCTGGTCCGCGCTGGATCTCGCGGAAGGTCTTCAACTGGCGCATGCCGTCGCCGCGCTGCAAACGCTCGGCGTCGTGGATGCGATGGCGGAGCCGACGACGGCGCAAACGCTGAGCGCCGCGTGCGATCTCGATCCCGAGTTGTTGCGAGGCGTCCTCGAATACGCGGCATCGAGAACGAACCTGATCCGCAAGACCGGCGACCGATTCGCGGCTTCCGAGCACTACACGGCGCAAGCGCGTTTCCTGCTGAACCTGTATGCCGGCGCCTATGCCGATAACGCTTCGCGGCTGGCGACGCTGCTCCGGCGGCCGGCGCTGGCGGGCACGACGGTCGACCTCGTCGCGCACGCGCGCGCCTTCGAGGCGAGCGAGGCGGGCGGCGGGGCGCTCGCCGCGATCATCAGCCAATTGCACCTGAATCACGTACTGGATCTCGGATGCGGCGCCGGTACGCTGCTGCACGCGCTGGTGGCGGACGATCGTGAATTCGTCGGGTGGGGGCTGGATCGCAATCCGTCGATGTGCAAGGCCGCCCGGATGCGGGCGAGGCAAGCGGGAATCGCGGCGCGCGTGAAGGTGTTTCAGGGCGACGGCAGGCATCCCGGCGCGTCGATTCCGCCGCGCGTGCTGGCGCGCGTGCGCAACGTCGTCGCGAGCCAGTTCGTCAACGAGATGTTTCGCGGCGGCACGTCCCGCGCGCAGGCCTGGCTTCGACGCATGCGCCGCCTGCTGCCCGACCGCCTGCTCGTGATCGCGGACTACTACGGCCGCCTCGGCCACGGTTTTCAAACGCCGCACCGCGAGACGCTGCTGCACGACTATGCGCAGCTCATATCGGGGCAAGGCGTGCCGCCGCCCAATGCCGACGCGTGGCTCGCCATGTATCGGGCGGCCGGTTGCCGGCCTCTGCATGTGATCGAAGACCGCGCGGCCACGACGCGCTTCGTCCACCTGGTAGCGCTGTAG
- a CDS encoding LysR family transcriptional regulator ArgP, whose product MLDYALLDALAEVIRHGSFERAAKALNVSPSAVSQRVKLLEERVGSVLVKRGQPCVATTSGALLCRHTERVRMLEAELSGHMPAFAGAQAAAWPTLRVAVNDDSVATWFVDAVGPFCAQSGTLLDLVIDDQDYTAERIRDGSVQGAVTALAEPIQGCRSTRLGRMRYHAVCSPAFHARYFGNGVNRDALRRAPCVMFNPKDSLQARFIRRATRVDLDPPQHWIPHVAGYLRACEAGLGWGMCPERMVERQIAEGGLIDLSDGRSIDIELYWQSWRLSIGWLDEFSAALKASAAQYLD is encoded by the coding sequence ATGCTCGACTATGCACTGCTCGATGCGCTTGCCGAAGTGATCCGCCACGGCTCGTTCGAGCGGGCGGCGAAAGCGCTCAACGTGTCGCCTTCGGCGGTGTCGCAGCGCGTGAAGCTCTTGGAGGAGCGCGTGGGCAGCGTGCTCGTGAAGCGCGGGCAGCCGTGCGTCGCGACGACCTCGGGCGCGCTGCTGTGCCGCCACACCGAGCGCGTGCGGATGCTGGAGGCCGAGCTGTCCGGGCACATGCCCGCGTTCGCGGGCGCGCAAGCGGCGGCGTGGCCGACGCTGCGCGTGGCCGTCAACGACGACAGCGTCGCGACCTGGTTCGTCGACGCGGTTGGCCCGTTCTGCGCGCAAAGCGGCACGCTGCTCGATCTCGTGATCGACGATCAGGACTACACCGCGGAGCGGATTCGCGACGGCAGCGTGCAGGGCGCGGTGACGGCGCTCGCCGAGCCGATTCAGGGCTGCCGCTCGACGCGCCTTGGCCGGATGCGTTATCACGCGGTGTGCTCGCCCGCGTTCCACGCGCGCTATTTCGGCAACGGCGTCAATCGCGACGCGCTGCGGCGCGCGCCATGCGTGATGTTCAATCCGAAGGACAGCCTGCAGGCGCGCTTCATCCGGCGCGCGACGCGCGTCGATCTCGATCCGCCGCAGCACTGGATTCCGCACGTCGCCGGTTATCTGCGCGCGTGCGAGGCGGGGCTCGGCTGGGGCATGTGTCCGGAGCGGATGGTCGAGCGCCAGATCGCCGAGGGCGGGCTCATCGATTTGTCGGACGGAAGGAGCATCGACATCGAGCTCTACTGGCAGAGCTGGCGGCTGTCGATCGGCTGGCTGGACGAGTTCAGCGCGGCGCTCAAGGCGAGCGCCGCGCAGTATCTCGACTGA
- a CDS encoding LysE/ArgO family amino acid transporter — translation MNWIAFSHGAMLCASLIVTIGAQNAFILRQGIMRSHVGKIVLLCTLSDMLLIGAGVGGASVLVERYPAFVHAVLYVGLAYLAWFGLSALRRAFKPGHETLDATGAVAAPPAQRAWPIVLMTLAFTWLNPHVYLDTFLLIGTAGAREPEGARGAFAIGAMAVSAVWFVALGYGARLLAPWFKRALAWRVLDGAIGGMVLFLAAVQLR, via the coding sequence ATGAACTGGATCGCTTTTTCTCACGGCGCGATGCTCTGCGCATCGCTCATCGTCACCATCGGCGCGCAGAATGCGTTCATCCTCCGGCAGGGCATCATGCGTTCGCACGTCGGCAAGATCGTCCTGCTCTGCACGCTGTCGGACATGCTGTTGATCGGCGCGGGCGTCGGCGGCGCATCGGTGCTCGTCGAGCGCTATCCGGCCTTCGTTCATGCCGTGCTGTATGTCGGCCTCGCCTATCTCGCATGGTTCGGCCTGAGCGCGCTGCGCCGCGCGTTCAAGCCCGGCCACGAAACGCTCGATGCGACGGGCGCGGTTGCCGCGCCGCCCGCGCAGCGCGCCTGGCCGATCGTGCTGATGACGCTCGCGTTCACATGGCTCAACCCGCACGTCTATCTGGACACGTTCCTGCTGATCGGCACGGCCGGCGCGCGCGAGCCGGAAGGCGCGCGCGGCGCGTTCGCGATCGGCGCGATGGCGGTCAGCGCGGTATGGTTCGTCGCGCTCGGATACGGTGCGCGATTGCTCGCGCCATGGTTCAAGCGCGCGCTCGCGTGGCGCGTGCTCGACGGCGCGATCGGCGGCATGGTGCTGTTTCTCGCGGCGGTGCAGTTGCGCTAA